Part of the Synergistetes bacterium HGW-Synergistetes-1 genome, AACAGCATTGATCAACAAGGCTATATCGATACTCGACACAGGTGGCTGTCTGCTCCTCTCATCAAGAGCCTGCCCTGTAGGAGAAGGGTATCCCTACTCTTCATGGAACAGCATAATGGCACAGATAGGCAGGACTCTCGAGACTGAAAATGATTTTCCTGACATAAATACCCAATCCGTCCTTTCGGGCATTTTCCCCGGATTCCTAGGCGGCAAGGGGCTTAACTACAATGCAGACGTAGCTCTTATGACTGAAAGAAACCCTATTATCATCAGCGGGATGATAAACGATATTCTTAGGCGCATTGCATGCAAAAAGAAGATCATCATGATTTTTGAAGACATTCACTGGTTCGACACGCAGTCGATCCAGCTTCTGACCGCCTTTATGAGTTCTGTTGACCTTGATCTGAACATAATTCTGTCAGGCCGCCCCGAATCCTCAAGGATCACTCTGGCAATGCTTCAGAGCCTCAATCCTCCTTCAAAATGGAAGATCGTTCCCCTCAAACTGGACCCTCTGCGTAACGATGAGATCATAAACATATGCCGACACTCCCTTTCTGAATGGCTTCTAAATCAAAAAGGAGACGAATATTTTATTCGTGAGAGCGAAGGAATCCCCCTCCTTCTTTTTGAGATGCTTCGTGCAGCAGAGGAGAATCCTGATTCCGATCTTACAAACGGATTGGGGGGACTCATAATGGCAAGGATAGGAGATCTTTCAGAGCTGCAGCAAAATGTGCTTTCAGTGCTTTCGGTCTTTGCGGTGGGGGCAGCTCCTGAACAGATAGCGGAAGCCACCTGCAGGGAACACCATGAAGTGCTGTTGGCAGGCGAAACGCTTCTTTTTAAGGGATTGCTGAATGAAAGGGAAGAAGAGGGAAGGGTGATCTGGGATTTTACACACGCCAAAGTCAGGGAATGCATATATGAATCTATTTCCCTTTCTAAAAGACAGGAACTTCACAAGAAGGTCGCAGAAGTCCTGAACAACATATACTCACCGCAAAAATGGAATCCTGAGCTCAGCACGATGCTTTGTCATCATTACATGAGATCAGGCCAGCGTGCCATGGAGCTTAAACAGTATTTACGGGAGCTTATTTTTGACATAACACTTAACCATGACCTTTTCCCCGTCGTTTCAGATAAAGTGCTTCTCTCCTGCTCGACTCCCTTCAGCAGCAGAGAGGGGACTGAGCAGAAAATAACTCAGGCAATGGGGTTGCTGGATGAGATCCGTACCGATAAGAATGTCGATCGCGAAGAGCTTAAAAGGCTTGAGGCTTCATGCTTTGAGCTGGCAGGGGGATATCATATAAGCTGGGGTGAATATGACAAGGGTACTATATTCATAAACGAGGCAATTAATATTTCAAAAGAGTTTAGACTGACAGATACTCACATACACTGTCTTAAACACATATGCTATATGCATCTTCAGACCGAAAATCCTGCGCGTCTTCTTTCAGCGGCCGGGGAAATGATCCGGCTCTCCCATCCGGAAAATTACCGCCACTATATGGCCACAGCGGTAAGGTTTGCCGGAGTTTCAATGTTTTTATCAGGGGAATACGAGAAAGCTGAAAAAACATTCAGACACTCCATAAAACTTTTCGAAAACCTTAAGCTGACCGGCAAATGCTACACACTAAGCATATTGATCGCAAAATGTTATATAGGTGAGATACTCCAGATCAAAGGTGATCATAAGAACGCCCTAGCTTATTTTACATATGCAACCGACACCTGTGAAAACATCGGCCTTTACTGGGGGAGAAGTTATTTTCACACGCATGCAGCCAGCCTAGCTTTGGACATGAACAATATTACCCTTCTTTACCGACACATAGACAAAGCTGCCTCTCTTTTTGAGAGCTGCAGAGGCGGTCGCTGCGGATCGATGCTCTACAGCATAAAGGCAATAGCAGACGCTGAGAGGGTGGATTTCGTATCATCTGAAAAATCAATTGAGTCCGCAGAAATTTTTCTAAAACATGTTTCAAGAAAGCAATGGATAGCAACTCAATATTTAGCGAAAGCATGGCTTTTATCAAAATCATCAAAAAACAAAAAAACCCTGCAGAAAAAGAATAAAAAATTTGGGGGATCACCGGAGGCGCTTGCACTGGAATCAGCAGCCATGTATGAAGGGTGCGGTTTTAAGCAGAGAGCTGACTGGATAAAAAAACGGTTCAACTGTAAAGATCAGTAGCTCGTTACATACTCGAACCTCTCCCGGAATTCATCCGGAGACATGCGGGCGGCTACAGCAAGCTGCACAAATTCCAGCCCGGGCTCAAAATCTTTTTTTTCAAGCCTTATCATGTACTGCCTCGCGATCCTATACTGGATTGATTTTGTGTTGACCCTGCGAACACGTGTCTTGCCGGTTTCCGGATCTTTTATATCCTTAAAAGGTATCGGCACTATCATGTCGTTTTGTATGGAAATAAGCGAATTCGTACCTCCCTCTTTGAGGAACTCTATCGCTGCAAATCCCAGGTTTCTTGTATATTCTATATCGAAGGCGTTAGGAGGGGCACAGCGGACCTCATATCCTATTTCCTTATTGGTTATGTCCATCTTGATTCCAAGCGATGCCAGGTTTGCCTGGACCTCTCTCTTGAGGACACTTGAAAAACTGATCTCTGCATAGCGGACATGTCCGTGATCATCATGTTCGATGCAGCTGAGAGCCTCAAGATCTTCTTCCCTTATCCTCTCAAGCAATCCCTCCGCAACTACTGCAACTCCGTATTTCCTTTCTGAGGCAAGCCTTTTTATGATCGCTCCTGTAAGGATATCAACTATCAGCGACATGGGGATATGCTCCTTGCCCAAGAACTCTTCCGGTATGACAGTGACTGTTGCGCCGGCGCTCTTGCCGATGCCAAGCGCAAGATGTCCGGCCGTTCTGCCCATTGCTACTGCTATGAACCAGCGTCCGGTCGTCTTGGCATCTTCCATGAGGTTGGATACTAGCTGTGTGCCCAGTGACCTTGCTGTCTCAAAGCCAAATGTCGGGATACCTTCAGGCAGCGGCAGGTCATTGTCTATTGTTTTCGGTATGTGGACAAAGCTTATGGTAAGCCCCCGCTTGTTCATTGCGTAATCCGCAACACATGAAGCCGTGTAGGCCGTATCGTCACCGCCTATAGTTATAAGATGAGTGACACTGAGCTCTATCAGCGCATCGACCACCCTGCGGAGGTCTTCCTCTTTTTTTGTCGGGTTGTACCTTGAGGTGCGTATCACGCTGCCGCCGTCCGAGTGTATACGGCTGACCATTTCTATCGTGAGCGGTACGACATTTTTCTCTCCCTTTGCAAGACCCGAGAAACCGTCATAGACTCCATAAACATCCCAGCCTGATTTTTTTGCTTCGATGACTGCGGAACTTATAACGCTGTTTATCCCCGGAGCTGGTCCGCCCCCGCATACTATAGCAAGCGTTTTCTGTGTGATCTCGGTCATATGGCAACTCCCCTTCCTCTTTCCTGCCTGTTTCCTGTCTGAGCGGCAAAACGAGTCAATCTCATTCTGATCTCTATATATGACGAGACGATTTACACAAGGCAGGGGGATAATTTCTCCTCCACCCTGATGATCGGGGCATTGTGTTTTAAGTAATATTTTACACGATGACGAGATAAATCGATAATACAAATCCTGCTGTTTAGTTACCGGGACTGAGTTTGAGTCTGTTTTGGGGATCAATGCCGCAAGCCCTTCATCAGGAAGCAAAGTCTTCGGAATGGTTCTGGAAACGGAGGCCATCTGGCAGCGGAGAATCTTTTTTGCTTTCTCCCCCCGACTTGAACTCTGATCTGGGGGCCCACTTTTTTTCATGTTCCGGCGCTTCGAAGAGGGCAGCAGGTTTTATTATGCCCTGTTTGAATTCCCTGTTGATGGAGTCCACGGCCGAGGCTACCCTGAGTTTCTTTTCATCTCCCCCGTTTTCTTCTTCGAAGAGAGCTGCCTGCCTTCCTGCGGAAATATCTGAAAAATTAGAAAGTATGACACCGCACTTTTTATATTTGTATCCCGGGATGAAGATCTCCTTCAACATCTTTTCGGCGCTGCTCATGAGGTCTGCGTCGAGGGATACGGGCCTTATAAAAGTTGTCTCGCGGCCGTTGGCATAAAATTTTTCCGCATCAAACCTGCTTGTCGATATGAAAACAGACATTTTCCCCGTCGTCTGCCTGGCCTTGCGCAGCTGTTTCGCCGCTGAGACCGTAAAACAGAGAAGTGGATCCAGCATCTCTTCGTATGTAGTTATGGGATTTCCGAACGAACGGGAGACCATTATAGACTTTGGAGGCCTGCCGCCGGTATCCAGTGCATATGCCTGATGGCCCTTGAGTTCCCATGACGTGTAGAGACTCATTATGCCAAAAGTCTTTTTAACCCACATCTCATCTTTTTTGATAAAATCCGCAGCTGTTTTTATTCCCGACTTATCCAATTTTGTGCTTATCTTACGCCCTATGCCCCATATGTCGGCACATTCAAATTGTGACATGAAACCCATATCCATATATCTCGCCCTGTCCATCCAGAAGACTCCTCCTGTCTCCTCGTTTTTTTTACCATATTCAGTTGCCAGCTTGCAGAGGGTCTTTGTGGGAGCTATGCCTATCGATACGGGAATACGGCATTTGTCCCATATGTCTTTCTTTATAGTACGGCAGTAGGATACAGGGTCTTTTACGTTCGATATCCCTATGTTGAAAAAAGATTCATCTATAGAATATATTTCGACTGCGTCCGTGTAGAGTTTGATCCGGGACATCACTTCGGCGGATATCTCCTGGTATAAAGACATGTTTGTGGACCTGACGGCGACACCGTTGGACGCAAGCATGCTCCTTATCTTGAAATAGGGATCTCCCATTTTTACCCCCATTTTTTTGACTTCGTTGGAACGGGATATAACACAGCCGTCATTCGAAGAAAGGACTATCACAGGACAATGATCAAGGTCGTTGTCGACCCTGCGTTCGCATGAAACAAAGAAGTTGTTGCAGTCGGCAAGGGCCATAGATCTTTCATGCATAAGATCCGAAGCTTTCATTTTGTCATCACCTGCTTGATATATAATCTGACAGTATATATAACATACAGCAATCTGCATGTCAACATACAAGGTAAATTGACAATTAAAGTGTTCGATCCTGAAAACTATTGCAGTAAAAGTTTTTAATGGTCTTCGTTTTTCTCACTCCTCCAATATGGACACAAAAGTGATAATATTAGGAGACTATGACCACATGGCCTAAGGAGGCATTAGGTTGATGAGCGGCACAAGGCTTGAGTTTCTTATCGTTGATCCGCAGAACGATTTCTGCGACCCCAAAGGAACCCTCTACATTCCCGGAGCCCGAGAGGATTCTCTCAGGCTTTCGGATACGATAAAGAGACTCAGGGATAAGATCAGCCATATAAGCGTTACTCTTGATACCCACCGTCTTATAGACATTGCCCATCCAATCTTCTGGGTCGATCATGAAGGCAGACACCCAGCCCCTTTCACACTCATCACGAAGGATGACCTCAAAAAGGGACTGTGGAGAACCTCTCTCCCGGATCACATGGATAGGGCTGTTCGCTACGTAGATGAGCTGGCAAAAAACGATCGATACGTGCTCTGCATCTGGCCTCCGCACTGCCTGATAGGATCCTGGGGACAGTCTGTAACAACTCCTGTCTACGATGCTCTGCTCGAGTGGGAAAAGAATTTTTCTTTAGTCGACTACACCTTAAAGGGACTCAACATGTGGACCGAACATTATTCCGCACTCAAAGCCGATGTTGAGGACCCGGAAGATCCGGCCACCAGACTAAACGAAAAACTTATAAATAGGCTCCGTGAGGCAGACATCATAGCCATATCGGGACAGGCGCTTTCGCACTGCGTCGCAAACAGCGTCAGGGACCTGGCAGACAACTGGGACGAAGAAGATATCAAAAAATTAGTGCTGCTGACAGATACTACAAGCTCTGTAAAAGGATTTGAAAAATTAGGTGAAGATTTCGTCCGCGAGATGACCGGGCGCGGGATGCAGGTCTGCACATCAGATGATTTTGGGAGGAACTTCTAATGGGAAAATTTTTTCGTGAGCCGGCAAGCGGGTTCAGCCATCTTGTCGGAGCACTGCTATCCGTAGCCGGGCTGATCTTACTGCTCTATGTGGCCATAACGAACAGGGACGTGTGGCAGATAGTCTCCTTTTCGATATTCGGAGCAAGCATGATTCTCCTTTATTCTGCAAGCGCAACATATCACCTTGTCAATGCCTCCGAAAAAGCAATACGTATACTTCAGAAGATCGACCACAGTATGATATTCGTGCTCATAGCAGGGACATACACTCCGATATGCCTGACCCTGCTGAGGGGACGGCTGGGCTACTGGCTTCTCGCCCTTATATGGTCCTGTGCCGCCGCCGGAATAGTGATGAAGATGTTCTTCTTTGATATACCAAGACTGCTTTACACCGGGGTATACCTGATAATGGGCTGGATCGCGGTCTTCGTCATAGTACCCCTTTACAGGGCAGGCGGACCTCTTCCTCTCATATGGCTGCTCGCCGGAGGACTTTTCTACACAGCCGGAGGGATCATCTACGCCATAAAAAAACCGGACATTTTACCCGGATGGCTCGGCTTCCATGAGATCTTCCACATTTTCGTTATACTTGGCAGCGCGGCCCACTACGTTATGATACTTCGCTTCTGCTAACACGGGATAAATAAGAGCCGGGCTTCTGCCCGGCTCTTTTATCTTACCTCTCCATGTTCCTCGGAACCTTTGATCTCCAGGATCGCATTGCCGCTCCCCACAAATACTATTTTAGGGGAATGGCTCTCCGCCTCTTCGGAATCGACCTGACAGTAAGCAAGTATTATCACTTTATCACCGGGGTGTACCAGACGGGCCGCCGCTCCGTTCAGGCATATCACACCGCTGCCGCACTCTCCCTCTATGACATAAGTTTCAAGTCTGCTGCCATTGTCTATGTCCACTACGCTGACTTTTTCATATTCAAGTATGCCCGACGCTTCCATCAGGTCTTTGTCTATGGTTATGCTGCCAACGTAATTTAGATTCGATTCTGTTACTGCTGCCCTGTGTATTTTTGCCTTTAGCATAGTAAGTATCATTTTGTGTCTCCTTCGAAGGTAAAATTATCTATCAGCCTTGTCTTCCCGAAGTAGACAGCGGCTGCCGCAAGAACCGGCTTCTCTATCTTTTCAACAGGGCTGAGATCCGCTGAGTCCACTATTTCAGCATAATCTATCTTTACAAGCGGTTCGGAGGAGATACCTGCAACTATAGCCTCTCTTATTTTCACAGAATCTTTTTCGCCCTTACGCATAAGTTCCTTTGCTGCGCTGAGGCTTCGGGAGAGTGAGAGCGCGGCTTTTCTTTCCTCAGGTGAAAGGTAGAGGTTCCTCGAACTCATCGCCAGCCCGTCAGGCTCACGGACTATGGGACAGGAAACGATCTCTGTCCCGAAGTTGAGATCTTTGACCATCCTCCTGATTATCGCGAGCTGCTGGGCGTCCTTCTCCCCGAAATATGCCCTGTCAGGCAGGACGATGTTGAAAAGTTTCGAGACTACCGTGCATACTCCGCGAAAATGTCCGGGCCTTTTCGCTCCGCACAGTCCATTGCCGAGTTCTTTTATGTCTACGAAGACAAGGTTTTCAGATGGGTACATCTCTGACGGTTCGGGTGCGAAGATGAGTTCTGCACCGGCTTTTTCACAGACTTCCCTGTCGTGCGCCATGTCACGCGGGTATTTATCCAGGTCTTCGTTGGGACCGAATTGGATCGGGTTTACAAAGATACTGACCACGACCATGTCATTTTCTTTTCTGGCCCTCTCTATAAGGCTTATATGCCCGGGGTGCAGATATCCCATGGTCGGTACCAGACCGACGGAGAAACCTCGTTTTTTCCAGTTCCCTATTACCTCTCTGGTTTCCTGAACACTGCCTGATATTATCATTTTATCCTGTTTCACACCTTTCATTGTTCAGTTTTTCAAGATGAGAAAAGCTGATCTATAGTTTTTCAATTATTTCTGGATCTATCGTGAAGGAGTGCTCCGCTGTCGGGAAGGCTCCGTTCCTGACCTCTTCAGCGTATTTTCTTATCCCCTCTTGCATAGACGCACCTGCATCGGAGAATACTTTTACGAATTTAGGCCTCATATCCGGGAACATGCCGAGCATGTCGTGAAAAACGAGCACCTGACCATCGCATGAAGCCCCTGCTCCTATGCCTATCGTAGGTATAGATACTGCCTCGGTTATTTTTTGAGAGAGGGCTGCAGGAACGCATTCGAGCGTGATAGAAAATGCGCCCGCATCTTCCAGGCGTTTCGCATCATCGATCAGTTTTTTCGCTGTCTCCAGCTGACGCCCCTGGACTTTAAAGCCGCCCAAAATATTTACTGACTGGGGGGTAAGACCTATGTGTCCCATGACTGGGATCTGCG contains:
- a CDS encoding 6-phosphofructokinase, with translation MTEITQKTLAIVCGGGPAPGINSVISSAVIEAKKSGWDVYGVYDGFSGLAKGEKNVVPLTIEMVSRIHSDGGSVIRTSRYNPTKKEEDLRRVVDALIELSVTHLITIGGDDTAYTASCVADYAMNKRGLTISFVHIPKTIDNDLPLPEGIPTFGFETARSLGTQLVSNLMEDAKTTGRWFIAVAMGRTAGHLALGIGKSAGATVTVIPEEFLGKEHIPMSLIVDILTGAIIKRLASERKYGVAVVAEGLLERIREEDLEALSCIEHDDHGHVRYAEISFSSVLKREVQANLASLGIKMDITNKEIGYEVRCAPPNAFDIEYTRNLGFAAIEFLKEGGTNSLISIQNDMIVPIPFKDIKDPETGKTRVRRVNTKSIQYRIARQYMIRLEKKDFEPGLEFVQLAVAARMSPDEFRERFEYVTSY
- a CDS encoding hemolysin yields the protein MGKFFREPASGFSHLVGALLSVAGLILLLYVAITNRDVWQIVSFSIFGASMILLYSASATYHLVNASEKAIRILQKIDHSMIFVLIAGTYTPICLTLLRGRLGYWLLALIWSCAAAGIVMKMFFFDIPRLLYTGVYLIMGWIAVFVIVPLYRAGGPLPLIWLLAGGLFYTAGGIIYAIKKPDILPGWLGFHEIFHIFVILGSAAHYVMILRFC
- a CDS encoding aspartate 1-decarboxylase → MILTMLKAKIHRAAVTESNLNYVGSITIDKDLMEASGILEYEKVSVVDIDNGSRLETYVIEGECGSGVICLNGAAARLVHPGDKVIILAYCQVDSEEAESHSPKIVFVGSGNAILEIKGSEEHGEVR
- a CDS encoding pantoate--beta-alanine ligase, with amino-acid sequence MIISGSVQETREVIGNWKKRGFSVGLVPTMGYLHPGHISLIERARKENDMVVVSIFVNPIQFGPNEDLDKYPRDMAHDREVCEKAGAELIFAPEPSEMYPSENLVFVDIKELGNGLCGAKRPGHFRGVCTVVSKLFNIVLPDRAYFGEKDAQQLAIIRRMVKDLNFGTEIVSCPIVREPDGLAMSSRNLYLSPEERKAALSLSRSLSAAKELMRKGEKDSVKIREAIVAGISSEPLVKIDYAEIVDSADLSPVEKIEKPVLAAAAVYFGKTRLIDNFTFEGDTK
- the panB gene encoding 3-methyl-2-oxobutanoate hydroxymethyltransferase, giving the protein MKKTTATFLEAKSKGRKLVVMTAYDYSMARLADPCDIDAILVGDSLGMVCLGYKDTLRVTMEDMIHHTKAVSRGRAEALLISDMPFMSYQVSVEEAVRNAGRLVQEGYAEAVKLEGGTDVLSHVKAIVKAQIPVMGHIGLTPQSVNILGGFKVQGRQLETAKKLIDDAKRLEDAGAFSITLECVPAALSQKITEAVSIPTIGIGAGASCDGQVLVFHDMLGMFPDMRPKFVKVFSDAGASMQEGIRKYAEEVRNGAFPTAEHSFTIDPEIIEKL